The proteins below come from a single Piscinibacter gummiphilus genomic window:
- a CDS encoding FAD-dependent monooxygenase, with product MSKQEISRDQDCQVAIVGGGPVGMGLAIELGQRGIRCTLVERYPQPQPIPKGQNLTQRTMEHFHFWGAEQALRAARTIPPEYGIGGLTAYGSLLGPYHYDWLQRDLVRPYYFTANERLPQYATEAVLRARVAELPSVRVLYGWEATAVAPAGDHVTLTVAERGGGAARTLRADWLVGCDGSRSLVRTQAGITQTLSDHDRMMVLLVFRSRGLHELLARYPGKSYYNVLQPQLDGYWKFFGRVDLGSTWFFHAPVPPGTTRDNFDFRRYLHEAVGAEFEVEFEHIGFWDLRFAVADTYRAGRVFVAGDAAHSHPPYGGYGVNTGFEDARNLGWKLAAVLQGWGGEALLDSYDSERRPVFESTARDFIARSIETDRQFLHAFDPGRDRPAFEQAWRVRSESAVGEVHAFEPNYEGSPVVAPCPDGRGTGGSAVGSHAFQARPGHHLAPARLSSGANVYQRLQGRFTLLAFGAEQEKVDALREAARSAGVPLDVVEDTAEDERARYDARLILVRPDEFVAWTDAADTGPFDADQVLAMAVGAMQKIS from the coding sequence ATGTCGAAGCAGGAGATTTCGAGGGACCAGGACTGCCAGGTCGCCATCGTCGGCGGCGGGCCGGTGGGCATGGGGCTGGCCATCGAGCTGGGGCAGCGCGGCATCCGCTGCACGCTGGTCGAGCGGTACCCCCAGCCGCAGCCCATCCCCAAGGGTCAGAACCTGACGCAGCGGACCATGGAGCACTTCCATTTCTGGGGCGCGGAGCAGGCGCTGCGCGCGGCGCGCACCATTCCGCCGGAGTACGGCATCGGCGGCCTGACCGCCTACGGCTCGCTGCTCGGCCCCTACCACTACGACTGGCTGCAGCGCGACCTGGTGCGCCCGTACTACTTCACCGCCAACGAGCGGCTGCCGCAGTACGCCACCGAGGCGGTGCTGCGGGCGCGCGTGGCCGAGCTGCCCTCGGTGCGGGTGCTCTATGGTTGGGAGGCGACGGCGGTGGCGCCCGCGGGCGACCACGTGACGCTGACCGTGGCCGAGCGCGGCGGCGGGGCCGCGCGGACGCTGCGCGCGGACTGGCTGGTGGGCTGCGACGGCAGCCGCTCGCTGGTGCGCACGCAGGCCGGCATCACGCAGACGCTGTCGGACCATGACCGGATGATGGTGCTGCTGGTGTTCCGCTCGCGCGGGCTGCACGAGCTGCTGGCGCGCTACCCCGGCAAGTCCTACTACAACGTGCTGCAGCCGCAACTGGACGGCTACTGGAAGTTCTTCGGGCGCGTGGACCTGGGCAGCACCTGGTTCTTCCATGCGCCCGTCCCGCCGGGCACCACGCGCGACAACTTCGACTTCCGCCGCTACCTGCACGAGGCCGTGGGCGCGGAGTTCGAGGTCGAGTTCGAGCACATCGGCTTCTGGGACCTGCGCTTCGCCGTCGCCGACACCTACCGGGCGGGGCGCGTGTTCGTCGCCGGCGACGCGGCGCACAGCCACCCGCCCTACGGCGGCTATGGCGTCAACACCGGCTTCGAGGACGCGCGCAACCTGGGCTGGAAGCTCGCCGCGGTGCTGCAGGGCTGGGGCGGCGAGGCGCTGCTGGATTCGTACGACAGCGAGCGCAGGCCGGTCTTCGAATCGACCGCGCGCGACTTCATCGCCCGGTCGATCGAGACCGACCGGCAGTTCCTGCATGCGTTCGACCCCGGGCGCGACCGTCCCGCCTTCGAGCAAGCGTGGCGCGTGCGCAGCGAAAGCGCCGTGGGCGAGGTGCATGCCTTCGAGCCGAACTACGAAGGCTCGCCGGTGGTGGCGCCGTGCCCCGACGGCCGAGGGACGGGCGGCAGCGCGGTCGGCTCGCACGCCTTCCAGGCCCGCCCCGGGCATCACCTGGCGCCGGCGAGGCTGTCTTCGGGCGCCAACGTCTACCAGCGGCTCCAGGGTCGCTTCACCCTGCTGGCCTTCGGCGCGGAGCAGGAGAAGGTGGATGCCCTGCGGGAGGCCGCGCGGTCGGCCGGCGTGCCGCTGGATGTGGTCGAGGACACGGCCGAAGACGAGCGGGCACGCTACGACGCCCGCCTGATCCTGGTGCGGCCCGACGAGTTCGTCGCCTGGACCGACGCGGCCGATACCGGGCCGTTCGACGCGGACCAAGTCCTTGCCATGGCAGTTGGCGCCATGCAGAAGATATCCTGA
- a CDS encoding PDR/VanB family oxidoreductase yields MSGERLFDVRVVALREEAPGVVSCELQSTSGELPSCPPGAHVDVHLPNGLVRQYSVASATADSYQVAVKRKPASRGGSAFMTDSLRIGSLLRIGAPRDNFPLVAANGRTVLIAGGIGITALLPMARLLAARGLDWTLHYAVRAPEDAAFKRALQDLGDRIRLHASSTAGCRLSIEDIVMQQPAGTHFYCCGPASMLDAFLAATTSLPPEQVHFERFGAEPTAGGQEFVVRLARSGQVLPVAADQTIVDALLAAGVDAPYSCQQGICGSCEVKVLQGSPDHRDDVLTEAEKASNKTMMICCSRACSPELVLDL; encoded by the coding sequence ATGAGCGGCGAGCGCTTGTTCGACGTAAGGGTCGTGGCGCTGCGCGAGGAGGCGCCTGGCGTGGTTTCCTGCGAGCTGCAATCGACTTCGGGCGAACTGCCCTCTTGCCCGCCCGGCGCGCATGTGGACGTGCATCTTCCCAACGGGCTCGTGCGCCAGTATTCGGTCGCGTCAGCCACGGCAGACAGCTATCAGGTCGCCGTCAAGCGCAAGCCGGCCAGCCGAGGCGGGTCCGCGTTCATGACCGACTCGTTGCGCATCGGCAGCCTGCTGCGCATCGGCGCTCCGCGGGACAACTTTCCGCTCGTCGCGGCCAACGGCCGTACTGTGCTGATCGCGGGCGGTATCGGCATCACAGCGCTGCTTCCCATGGCGCGCCTCCTGGCGGCCCGCGGACTCGACTGGACGCTGCACTATGCGGTGCGGGCCCCCGAGGATGCCGCCTTCAAGCGCGCACTGCAGGACCTGGGCGACCGGATCCGCCTCCACGCCTCCTCGACGGCGGGATGCCGGCTTTCCATCGAGGACATCGTCATGCAGCAACCGGCCGGCACCCACTTCTACTGCTGCGGGCCGGCGTCGATGCTCGATGCCTTCCTGGCGGCCACCACATCGCTGCCGCCCGAGCAGGTGCACTTCGAGAGGTTCGGGGCCGAACCCACCGCCGGAGGGCAGGAGTTCGTCGTTCGACTGGCGCGCAGCGGCCAGGTGCTGCCGGTGGCCGCAGACCAGACGATCGTCGACGCGCTGCTGGCCGCCGGAGTCGATGCGCCCTACTCCTGCCAACAGGGCATCTGCGGCTCGTGCGAAGTCAAGGTCCTGCAGGGCAGCCCCGACCACCGGGACGACGTACTGACGGAGGCGGAGAAAGCCTCCAACAAGACCATGATGATCTGCTGCTCGCGCGCCTGCTCCCCCGAGCTGGTGCTCGACCTGTAG
- a CDS encoding aldolase, protein MNEAHAREEICRIGASLFQRGYAHASAGNISVRLPGDAGFLITPTDACLGFLDPARLARLDAQGRQLDGDRASKTIALHTRIYAAARAYEANIACVIHTHSTHCVALSLQPEGNELLPPITPYFVMKVGHVPLIPYRRPGAPDAAEAVAQAIERYGAAGAPLRAVMLERLGPNVWHDTPAAAMTVLEELEETAKLWLLSGRRCAVLDEARIAELRTVFGARW, encoded by the coding sequence ATGAACGAGGCACACGCGCGCGAGGAGATCTGCCGCATCGGCGCGAGCCTGTTCCAGCGCGGCTACGCGCATGCCAGCGCGGGCAACATCAGCGTGCGCCTGCCCGGCGACGCCGGCTTCCTCATCACCCCCACCGATGCCTGCCTGGGCTTCCTGGACCCGGCGCGCCTGGCGCGACTGGACGCACAGGGCCGGCAACTCGACGGCGACCGCGCGAGCAAGACCATCGCGCTGCACACGCGCATCTATGCCGCCGCGCGCGCCTACGAAGCCAACATCGCCTGCGTCATCCATACTCACAGCACACACTGCGTGGCGTTGAGCCTGCAGCCCGAAGGCAACGAGCTGCTGCCGCCAATCACGCCCTACTTCGTGATGAAGGTCGGGCACGTACCGCTAATTCCCTATCGTCGCCCCGGCGCACCCGATGCGGCCGAGGCGGTGGCACAAGCCATCGAGCGCTACGGCGCGGCAGGTGCGCCGCTGAGGGCGGTGATGCTGGAGCGCCTGGGCCCCAACGTGTGGCATGACACGCCTGCCGCGGCCATGACCGTACTGGAGGAGCTGGAAGAGACCGCCAAGCTGTGGCTGCTCTCCGGCCGCCGCTGCGCGGTGCTCGACGAAGCCAGGATCGCCGAGCTGCGCACGGTCTTCGGGGCGCGCTGGTAG
- the ltnD gene encoding L-threonate dehydrogenase: protein MLQPTIGLIGLGAMGAGIATTLRRQGHELRVCDAQPGRAQDFAAEGGLACATPAETAAGCDVLVSVVVNAEQTEAVLFGKHGAAAAMSPGSVFVMCSTVDPSWSTALEARLAEHGILYLDAPISGGAARAASGQMTMMTAGAPAAYEKAGGVLDAMAAKVYRLGDRAGAGSKVKIINQLLAGVHIAAAAEAMALGLREGVDAAALYEVITHSAGNSWMFENRMAHVLAGDYTPLSAVDIFVKDLGLVLDMARASKFPLPLSSTAHQMFMQASSAGFAREDDSAVIKIFPGIDLPAARPTLTDASS from the coding sequence ATGCTTCAACCCACCATCGGCCTGATCGGACTTGGCGCCATGGGCGCCGGTATCGCCACCACATTGCGCAGGCAGGGCCACGAATTGCGCGTGTGCGACGCGCAGCCGGGGCGCGCGCAGGACTTCGCCGCCGAAGGCGGCCTCGCCTGCGCCACACCGGCCGAAACGGCGGCCGGCTGCGACGTGCTGGTCTCGGTGGTGGTCAATGCCGAGCAGACGGAAGCCGTGTTGTTCGGCAAGCACGGCGCTGCCGCAGCGATGTCGCCCGGCAGCGTGTTCGTGATGTGCTCAACGGTCGATCCTTCCTGGTCGACGGCTCTGGAAGCGAGGCTGGCCGAGCACGGCATCCTCTACCTCGACGCACCCATCTCGGGCGGTGCGGCCAGGGCGGCCAGTGGTCAGATGACGATGATGACGGCCGGCGCGCCGGCCGCTTACGAGAAAGCCGGCGGTGTGCTCGACGCCATGGCCGCCAAGGTGTACCGTCTGGGCGACCGGGCCGGCGCCGGCAGCAAGGTCAAGATCATCAATCAGCTCCTGGCCGGCGTGCACATCGCCGCGGCGGCCGAGGCCATGGCACTGGGCTTGCGCGAGGGCGTCGATGCGGCCGCGCTGTACGAGGTCATCACCCACAGCGCCGGCAACAGCTGGATGTTCGAGAACCGCATGGCCCACGTGCTCGCCGGCGACTACACGCCGCTGTCGGCGGTGGACATCTTCGTCAAGGACCTGGGGCTGGTGCTCGACATGGCGCGGGCCAGCAAGTTCCCGCTGCCCCTGTCGTCGACGGCGCACCAGATGTTCATGCAGGCCTCCAGCGCCGGCTTCGCCCGCGAGGACGACAGCGCCGTGATCAAGATCTTCCCCGGCATCGACCTGCCGGCTGCCCGCCCTACCCTCACCGACGCCTCGTCATGA
- a CDS encoding LysR family transcriptional regulator, translating to MNLSTRQIRAFLHVARAGSFTRAAERVHMTQAGLSILVREVERQLGARLFDRTTRAVVLTEAGRRFAVVAESVLAQLDDATAEMDAMGKRTRQQLRIAATPLVSSHLLPHMLARFRDDHPGIRIQLLDDNLGGVQEAVESGAADIGLGFFFKVSAGLVRRQIAQFPLMRVSPAGAPPTALGRASWASLRSARLITLPADNPIQRAVDLHLHKLGVAQESSQPVSFIATMISMVEAGFGVAVMPTFAVAACRRHSVQIDLLGSPQMKLGFYRIARRGAAQTQAMKDFDEVLSEDLPRMSR from the coding sequence ATGAATCTCTCGACGCGCCAGATCCGGGCCTTCCTGCACGTCGCCCGCGCCGGCAGCTTCACGCGCGCGGCCGAGCGGGTGCACATGACGCAGGCGGGCCTGAGCATCCTCGTGCGCGAGGTGGAGCGGCAGCTGGGCGCGCGCCTGTTCGACCGCACCACGCGCGCAGTGGTGCTGACCGAGGCGGGCCGGCGCTTCGCCGTCGTCGCCGAGTCCGTCCTGGCGCAGCTGGACGACGCCACGGCCGAGATGGACGCCATGGGCAAGCGCACGCGCCAGCAACTGCGCATCGCGGCCACGCCGCTGGTGTCGTCCCATCTGCTGCCGCACATGCTGGCGCGTTTCCGCGACGACCATCCCGGCATCCGGATCCAGCTGCTGGACGACAACCTGGGCGGCGTGCAGGAGGCGGTGGAGTCGGGCGCGGCCGACATCGGCCTGGGCTTCTTCTTCAAGGTCAGCGCCGGGCTGGTGCGCCGCCAGATCGCGCAGTTCCCGCTGATGCGGGTCTCGCCCGCCGGTGCGCCGCCCACGGCGCTGGGGCGCGCCAGTTGGGCCTCGCTGCGCTCGGCGCGCCTGATCACGCTGCCCGCGGACAACCCGATCCAGCGCGCCGTCGACCTGCACCTGCACAAGCTCGGCGTGGCGCAGGAAAGCAGCCAGCCGGTGAGCTTCATCGCCACCATGATCTCGATGGTGGAGGCGGGCTTCGGCGTGGCCGTCATGCCGACCTTCGCCGTGGCCGCCTGCCGGCGCCACAGCGTGCAGATCGACCTGCTGGGCAGCCCGCAGATGAAGCTGGGCTTCTACCGGATCGCGCGCCGCGGCGCGGCCCAGACCCAGGCGATGAAGGACTTCGACGAGGTGCTGTCGGAAGACCTGCCGCGGATGTCGCGCTGA
- a CDS encoding tripartite tricarboxylate transporter substrate binding protein → MSIFAAGCAMAASAWAWPDRPITLVVPYTPGTGIDLVARQLSARLPQVLGQPVVVDNVPGASGNIGSERVARAAPDGYTLLVQVSTLVMNKSLYKSLPYDPVNDFAPVAQTSWGTLLLVRNPSAQKAATVPALVAEAKARPGALTYGTPGVGTPHHLAMALLTQKAGIEMLHVPFKGTAGAVTDLLGGRLDFMFLPVHVALPHIRAGKLQALAAGSDQRVPQLPDVPTLAEAGIDTGSVDMWYGVLAPKGTPPAIVERLNGAIAGILRQPDVAAAFETQGMVPAVSSPGDFARLVAKDAARWAEVVKKGGITAD, encoded by the coding sequence ATGTCCATCTTCGCGGCCGGCTGCGCCATGGCCGCGTCCGCCTGGGCCTGGCCGGACCGGCCGATCACGCTGGTCGTGCCCTACACGCCGGGCACGGGCATCGACCTGGTGGCGCGCCAGCTGTCGGCGCGCCTGCCGCAGGTGCTGGGCCAGCCGGTGGTCGTCGACAACGTGCCGGGCGCCAGCGGCAACATCGGCAGCGAGCGCGTGGCGCGCGCCGCGCCCGACGGCTACACGCTGCTGGTACAGGTCAGCACGCTGGTGATGAACAAGAGCCTGTACAAGTCGCTGCCCTACGACCCGGTCAACGACTTCGCGCCGGTGGCGCAGACCTCCTGGGGCACGCTGCTGCTGGTGCGCAACCCATCGGCGCAGAAGGCCGCCACCGTCCCGGCGCTGGTCGCCGAGGCCAAGGCCCGCCCCGGCGCGCTGACCTACGGCACGCCCGGCGTCGGCACGCCGCACCACCTGGCGATGGCGCTGCTGACGCAGAAGGCCGGCATCGAGATGCTGCACGTGCCCTTCAAGGGCACGGCCGGCGCCGTCACCGACCTGCTGGGCGGCCGCCTGGACTTCATGTTCCTGCCCGTCCACGTGGCGCTGCCGCACATCAGGGCGGGCAAGCTGCAGGCGCTGGCCGCGGGCAGCGACCAGCGCGTGCCGCAGCTGCCCGACGTGCCGACGCTGGCCGAGGCCGGCATCGACACCGGCAGCGTCGACATGTGGTACGGCGTGCTCGCGCCCAAGGGCACGCCGCCGGCGATCGTCGAGCGCCTGAACGGCGCGATCGCCGGCATCCTGCGCCAGCCGGACGTGGCGGCCGCCTTCGAGACGCAGGGCATGGTGCCCGCCGTCTCCAGCCCCGGCGACTTCGCCCGCCTGGTGGCCAAGGACGCCGCGCGCTGGGCCGAGGTGGTGAAGAAGGGCGGCATCACGGCCGACTAG
- a CDS encoding tannase/feruloyl esterase family alpha/beta hydrolase: MLPIPPVAGGGNEGGNGEGGGGATGGNTPPPEPLACADLASRFESEQDAVVIVSATDVAQAQDLPAHCDVRGTIRGNIKFAVFMPKEWNGRFQMVGNGGKAGSISFSAMESALRQGYATSSTDTGHDASIRSQSGARFGYDAEFGRDMEIDFGYRAVHLTALVSKEIVNAHYPEKIQYSYWNGCSTGGRQGLMEAQRFPEDFDGYAVGAPVYNYTRQQMSAPALLQHLYKSGIAGGSVISPAKRDLIGNIVYNGNGGNYPGCDALDGVKDGQIRNPLRCNFDPLVHVPMCGPSGGADCLTAEEQAALVGVYKGRPDVSVLALPVGSENTQGGWPDWLITNGTRTPQLHTVMADAFQYLLFEPDRPDFDYLTQFDWSADPHRMETAKQTYNATNPDLRRFAEAGKKIIMYHGWTDPGVNPMGTLEYRANVESVFGSPAAVERFMKLYMVPGMGHCSGGPGHGSVDWVAPLKDWVEHGKEPQAIVGSKPGTQSTRPHCPYPQEAAYDGQGNVDDAQSYSCATPG, translated from the coding sequence GTGCTCCCGATTCCACCCGTGGCCGGCGGTGGCAATGAAGGAGGCAATGGAGAGGGCGGCGGCGGCGCCACGGGCGGCAACACGCCTCCTCCCGAGCCGCTGGCCTGCGCCGACCTCGCGTCTCGGTTCGAATCGGAACAGGACGCCGTGGTCATCGTCTCGGCCACCGACGTTGCGCAGGCGCAGGACTTGCCGGCGCACTGCGACGTTCGGGGAACCATCCGGGGCAATATCAAGTTTGCCGTGTTCATGCCAAAAGAATGGAATGGACGATTCCAGATGGTCGGCAACGGTGGCAAGGCGGGCTCGATCTCGTTCAGCGCGATGGAATCGGCATTGCGCCAGGGATACGCCACCTCGTCGACCGATACCGGACACGATGCATCCATCCGCTCGCAATCCGGCGCACGGTTTGGCTACGACGCGGAGTTCGGCCGAGACATGGAGATCGACTTTGGCTACCGGGCCGTGCACCTCACGGCGCTTGTCTCGAAGGAGATCGTCAACGCCCACTATCCCGAGAAGATCCAGTATTCGTACTGGAACGGGTGTTCGACCGGCGGGCGCCAAGGGCTCATGGAGGCGCAGCGATTCCCGGAGGACTTCGACGGCTATGCCGTGGGCGCGCCGGTCTACAACTACACGCGCCAACAGATGTCGGCGCCGGCGCTGCTGCAGCACCTGTACAAGAGCGGGATTGCGGGCGGCTCCGTCATCTCGCCGGCCAAACGGGACCTGATCGGGAACATCGTCTACAACGGCAACGGAGGGAACTACCCAGGGTGCGACGCGCTGGACGGCGTGAAGGATGGCCAGATCAGAAATCCTCTGCGTTGCAACTTCGACCCACTCGTGCACGTACCGATGTGCGGTCCCTCGGGCGGGGCGGACTGCCTCACCGCGGAAGAGCAGGCGGCGCTGGTCGGGGTGTACAAGGGGCGGCCGGACGTGAGCGTGCTGGCGCTGCCGGTGGGTTCCGAGAACACGCAAGGGGGGTGGCCCGACTGGCTCATCACCAACGGCACAAGAACCCCGCAACTGCACACGGTCATGGCGGATGCCTTCCAATACCTCCTGTTTGAACCGGATCGGCCGGACTTCGACTACCTGACGCAGTTCGACTGGAGCGCGGATCCCCATCGGATGGAAACGGCCAAGCAGACGTACAACGCCACCAATCCGGACTTGCGCAGGTTTGCGGAAGCGGGCAAGAAGATCATCATGTATCACGGATGGACCGATCCAGGCGTCAATCCCATGGGCACGCTGGAATACAGGGCGAACGTCGAGTCGGTGTTCGGCAGCCCCGCCGCGGTAGAGCGGTTCATGAAGCTGTACATGGTTCCCGGCATGGGCCACTGCAGCGGCGGACCGGGCCATGGCAGCGTCGACTGGGTGGCGCCGCTCAAGGATTGGGTGGAGCATGGCAAGGAGCCGCAGGCCATCGTCGGTTCCAAGCCGGGCACGCAAAGCACGCGGCCGCATTGTCCCTATCCGCAGGAGGCCGCCTACGACGGGCAGGGGAATGTCGATGACGCACAAAGCTACTCATGCGCTACGCCGGGGTGA
- the otnI gene encoding 2-oxo-tetronate isomerase — translation MPRFAANLSMLYTELPFLDRFAAAAADGFEAVEYLFPYEHAPADLAARLRDHGLEQVLFNTPPGDWAAGERGLACLPGRETDFRDAVAKALDYAQALDCPRIHLMAGLVPEGRTRDELRPLYIDNLRRAAEMAAQAGREVLIEPINTRDIPGFFLNRQDEAHAIVQAVGAPNLKVQMDLYHCQIVEGDVATKIRQYLTTGRVGHFQIAGVPGRHEPDVGELHYPYLFDVIDEVAAQCGWQGWVGCEYRPARGAVPGGTSDGLGWMRR, via the coding sequence ATGCCCCGCTTCGCCGCCAACCTCTCGATGCTCTACACCGAGCTGCCCTTCCTCGACCGCTTCGCCGCCGCCGCGGCCGACGGCTTCGAGGCGGTGGAGTACCTCTTCCCCTACGAGCATGCGCCCGCCGACCTCGCCGCGCGGCTGCGCGACCACGGCCTCGAGCAGGTGCTCTTCAACACCCCGCCCGGCGACTGGGCCGCCGGCGAGCGCGGCCTGGCCTGCCTGCCGGGCCGCGAAACCGATTTCCGCGACGCGGTGGCCAAGGCGCTGGACTATGCCCAGGCGCTCGATTGCCCGCGCATCCACCTGATGGCCGGCCTGGTGCCCGAGGGCCGCACGCGCGACGAACTGCGCCCGCTGTACATCGACAACCTACGCCGCGCCGCCGAGATGGCCGCGCAGGCCGGCCGCGAGGTGCTGATCGAGCCGATCAACACGCGCGACATCCCCGGCTTCTTCCTCAACCGCCAGGACGAGGCGCACGCCATCGTGCAGGCCGTCGGCGCGCCCAACCTGAAGGTCCAGATGGACCTGTACCACTGCCAGATCGTCGAGGGCGACGTGGCGACCAAGATCCGGCAGTACCTGACGACGGGTCGCGTCGGCCACTTCCAGATCGCCGGCGTGCCGGGGCGGCACGAGCCCGACGTGGGCGAGCTGCACTACCCCTATCTGTTCGACGTGATCGACGAGGTGGCCGCGCAGTGCGGCTGGCAGGGCTGGGTCGGCTGCGAGTACCGGCCGGCGCGCGGCGCGGTGCCCGGCGGCACCAGCGACGGGCTGGGCTGGATGCGGCGCTGA
- the otnK gene encoding 3-oxo-tetronate kinase — protein MANLLLGCIADDFTGATDLANNLVRAGMRVVQTIGVPEAPLDAEVDAVVVALKSRTIPAPEAVAQSLAALRWLQGQGRGGVAPRIYFKYCSTFDSTPHGNIGPVAEALMDALDCGFTVATPAFPDNGRTIFKGYLFVGDVLLNESGMQNHPLTPMTDSSLVRVLQAQCTRKVGLIDHAVVARGADAVAARIAQLQSEGVGIAIVDALSNDDLLRTGPALAALPLVTAGSGLAIALPANFGLAPSARASALPPAGGLRAVVSGSCSLATNRQVADFVRRGGAALPIDPLRIAAGVDVAAEALAWAASRMAQGPVLVYSTAEANVTKAVQERLGVEEAGAMVERTIAAVARGLVERGVRQLVVAGGETAGACVQALGIAQLQIGPQIDPGVPWCHARSGAAADGGLHVALKSGNFGGDDFFTRAFEALP, from the coding sequence ATGGCCAACCTGCTTCTCGGCTGCATTGCCGACGATTTCACCGGGGCGACCGACCTGGCCAACAATCTGGTGCGCGCCGGCATGCGCGTGGTGCAGACGATCGGCGTGCCGGAAGCCCCGCTGGACGCCGAGGTGGATGCCGTCGTGGTGGCACTCAAGTCGCGCACCATCCCGGCACCCGAGGCCGTCGCGCAGTCGCTCGCTGCGCTGCGCTGGCTGCAGGGCCAGGGTCGCGGCGGGGTCGCGCCGCGGATCTACTTCAAGTACTGCTCCACCTTCGACAGCACGCCGCACGGCAACATCGGCCCCGTCGCCGAGGCGCTGATGGATGCGCTGGACTGTGGCTTCACGGTCGCCACGCCGGCCTTCCCGGACAACGGGCGCACGATTTTCAAGGGCTACCTGTTCGTCGGGGACGTGCTGCTCAACGAGAGCGGAATGCAGAACCATCCGCTCACGCCGATGACCGATTCCAGCCTGGTGCGCGTGCTGCAGGCCCAATGCACACGCAAGGTCGGTCTGATCGACCACGCGGTGGTGGCGCGCGGCGCCGATGCGGTCGCGGCGCGCATCGCGCAGCTGCAGTCGGAGGGCGTGGGCATCGCCATCGTCGACGCGCTGTCGAATGATGATCTGCTGCGCACCGGCCCCGCGCTGGCTGCGCTGCCGCTGGTGACGGCGGGCTCGGGGCTGGCCATCGCCCTGCCGGCCAACTTCGGTCTTGCGCCTTCGGCCCGCGCCAGTGCGCTGCCACCGGCCGGCGGACTGCGCGCGGTGGTCTCGGGCAGCTGCTCGCTGGCCACCAACCGGCAGGTGGCGGACTTCGTGCGCCGCGGCGGCGCGGCGCTGCCGATCGACCCGCTTCGCATCGCCGCCGGCGTGGACGTGGCGGCCGAGGCGCTCGCATGGGCCGCGTCGCGCATGGCACAAGGGCCCGTGCTGGTCTATTCCACGGCCGAAGCGAACGTCACGAAGGCGGTGCAGGAACGGCTCGGCGTGGAAGAGGCCGGCGCCATGGTGGAGCGCACGATCGCGGCGGTCGCACGCGGCCTGGTCGAGCGCGGCGTGCGCCAACTGGTGGTGGCCGGCGGCGAAACGGCGGGCGCCTGCGTGCAGGCGCTGGGCATCGCCCAGCTGCAGATCGGTCCGCAGATCGATCCCGGCGTGCCCTGGTGCCATGCCCGCAGCGGGGCCGCCGCGGACGGCGGCCTGCATGTCGCCCTGAAGTCCGGCAACTTCGGCGGCGATGACTTCTTCACCCGCGCCTTCGAGGCACTGCCATGA
- the denD gene encoding D-erythronate dehydrogenase: protein MNVLITGGCGFLGARLARTLLQQASLPLAGAPAQPVEHILLADRAPPPADLQADARIRVLQGDLLDQAASGALPLAEVQLVFHLAAAVSGECEADFDLGMRSNLDTTRALLEGCRRAGHAPVFVFSSSVAVFGDSPEQPLPAVVDDRTLPTPQNSYGIQKFVGEQLVADYTRKGFVQGRSVRLMTVSVRPGRPNGAASSFLSGMLREPLAGERARCPVPPDTAVALASPGNTVAGILRAATAGAAEWGARTAVNLPALTTTVREMAQALERIAGAQATALIDWSPDPGVARIVTGWPSRIHARRAASLGLAADPDFDTVLRQYVQENPQAVKLPLKG, encoded by the coding sequence ATGAACGTCCTCATCACCGGCGGCTGCGGCTTCCTGGGCGCCCGCCTCGCACGGACCCTCCTGCAACAGGCCAGCCTGCCGCTGGCCGGCGCACCTGCACAGCCCGTCGAACACATCCTGCTGGCCGACCGCGCGCCACCGCCGGCCGACCTGCAGGCCGACGCGCGCATCCGCGTCCTCCAGGGCGATCTGCTCGACCAGGCCGCGTCCGGCGCGCTGCCGCTGGCCGAGGTCCAGCTCGTGTTCCACCTCGCGGCCGCCGTCAGCGGCGAATGCGAGGCCGACTTCGATCTCGGCATGCGCAGCAACCTCGACACCACGCGCGCCCTGCTCGAAGGCTGCCGCCGCGCCGGCCATGCACCCGTGTTCGTCTTCTCCAGTTCGGTGGCCGTGTTCGGCGATTCGCCGGAACAGCCACTGCCCGCAGTGGTGGACGACCGCACGCTACCGACGCCGCAGAACAGCTACGGCATCCAGAAGTTCGTCGGCGAGCAGCTGGTGGCCGACTACACGCGCAAGGGCTTCGTGCAGGGCCGCAGCGTGCGGCTGATGACGGTGAGCGTACGGCCCGGCCGGCCCAACGGGGCGGCTTCCAGCTTCCTGTCCGGCATGCTGCGCGAGCCGCTGGCCGGTGAGCGGGCGCGCTGCCCGGTGCCTCCCGACACGGCCGTCGCGCTGGCATCGCCCGGCAACACGGTGGCAGGCATCCTGCGCGCGGCCACTGCCGGCGCGGCCGAGTGGGGCGCGCGCACGGCGGTCAACCTGCCGGCGTTGACCACCACGGTGCGGGAGATGGCCCAGGCGCTGGAGCGCATCGCCGGAGCGCAGGCGACCGCGTTGATCGACTGGTCGCCCGACCCCGGCGTGGCAAGGATCGTCACGGGCTGGCCCAGCCGCATCCACGCCCGGCGTGCCGCGAGCCTGGGACTGGCCGCCGACCCGGACTTCGACACCGTCCTGCGCCAGTACGTGCAGGAGAATCCGCAAGCGGTGAAGCTGCCGCTGAAAGGCTGA